A window from Cellulomonas sp. C5510 encodes these proteins:
- a CDS encoding LysM peptidoglycan-binding domain-containing protein has protein sequence MRLRARLVGLVASIVLIGVLVAVPAALLRVGVDVIPSEVPSLGQVWDALRSPDDGTLLLLAVTVVAWLAWVALGASIVLEVVARLRGVRAPRIPGLHLPQVAARQLVNAATLLFVAVPSVSMTVAGAATAHAAVTNDIVDAPVVTESNEVPDEDVSARAPSTYMVRPGDSLSAIARDQLGDADRWPELVQLNPVVADDPDLIYAGTVLLLPPVAPPATPTRTYTVQPGDTLSSIAARELGDADRYPEIFEASTNTVQPDGRRVTDPDVIDIGQVLTIPGTVEPVAAPTDPPPAAANPESDAAPAPDVALPEPSDVPTSTHRAPEPVPSGAAQVDAPEWDEDDGATAPPWLVAGLAGGGAVLAGSLFLLRARRRRARSRARRPGRTLAAPAAVLAPVEKTITAVGAVTAPTVQHMDAVLRRLAAAVARDGGTMPDLAAVELSASHVILHLRVPTKLGEPWVASSDGCHWGVPATAPLDEVGPHVDDHPAPYPLLATIGVGDDEAVWLLNVENLAVSITGDPTYGLDLARYLVAEIACNPWSAGVRVECVGVGHELEGLNPDRVTVHEPPDDDGDLIEDALAEAVRILGNADVAGVDVVTARATQVGADAWTARMIVLDATTTHPALDELLSLVSAHPGRTGTCVVLNGSRPNAPGIVLDVTAAGRVKLASAGLDLVAVGLTSDEAQGCASLLAQSEQIDPVAVPVDDQATQGWRSFADQAGALREEHTLPREAPDHSDSEPPASTVLSEPDELYLGTSATTAEDLQTLAPRVETTVRHDVEDADPGLDEDIDAWFAESSRLPKLRLLGPVRATTRGKPLLKRKPYMTELLTFIALHPHGATPSEVAEAFGINSAKVREYVRLVREWLGTNPRTGEPHLPDARLAQGTLHRGTAVYEVVDLLVDLDLFRRLRVRGQSRGTDGIEDLRTALRLVEGRPFDAPVQRRAGGGWTWLVDGDRLDEHAVVAVVDVAHLVVTHALATGDMVAARMAADTAAMAAPFEEIPRLDLAAVATAEGRHAEAGRIIRDEIANRSDDEGAPPDLVDRTERILEGRMGWPTNRAS, from the coding sequence ATGAGACTGCGCGCCCGCCTGGTCGGCCTCGTCGCCAGCATCGTGCTGATCGGCGTGCTCGTCGCGGTCCCGGCAGCTCTCCTTCGGGTGGGCGTCGACGTCATCCCGAGCGAGGTACCCAGTCTCGGGCAGGTCTGGGACGCCCTGCGGTCGCCCGACGACGGCACGCTCCTACTGCTGGCCGTCACGGTCGTCGCATGGCTGGCCTGGGTGGCCCTGGGCGCGAGCATCGTGCTCGAAGTCGTGGCTCGCCTCCGAGGAGTCCGCGCGCCGCGCATCCCGGGCCTGCACCTTCCGCAGGTCGCCGCACGGCAGCTCGTGAACGCGGCGACGCTGCTGTTCGTAGCAGTCCCCTCGGTAAGCATGACCGTCGCCGGAGCTGCGACGGCCCACGCAGCGGTGACGAACGACATCGTCGACGCGCCGGTCGTCACGGAGTCGAACGAGGTCCCCGACGAGGATGTCTCCGCGCGTGCGCCGTCCACCTACATGGTCCGGCCCGGTGACAGCCTGTCGGCGATCGCCCGGGACCAGCTCGGTGATGCCGATCGGTGGCCGGAGCTGGTTCAGCTCAACCCCGTCGTCGCCGACGACCCGGACCTGATCTACGCGGGCACGGTGCTGCTGCTGCCGCCCGTTGCGCCCCCGGCGACGCCCACGCGCACGTATACCGTGCAGCCGGGCGACACCCTGTCGAGCATCGCCGCCCGTGAGCTCGGGGACGCCGACCGTTACCCGGAGATCTTCGAGGCCAGCACGAACACTGTGCAGCCCGACGGTCGACGGGTGACCGACCCGGATGTGATCGACATCGGTCAGGTGCTGACCATCCCAGGCACCGTGGAACCGGTCGCTGCCCCGACCGACCCGCCGCCCGCTGCAGCGAACCCCGAGTCCGACGCAGCGCCGGCACCGGACGTCGCTTTGCCCGAGCCCAGCGACGTTCCGACGAGTACGCACCGTGCACCCGAGCCCGTTCCTTCCGGTGCCGCACAAGTCGACGCGCCGGAGTGGGACGAGGATGACGGCGCCACCGCCCCGCCGTGGCTGGTCGCCGGCCTTGCGGGTGGCGGCGCGGTGCTCGCGGGTTCCCTGTTCTTGCTGCGCGCTCGCCGTCGCCGTGCCCGGTCCCGTGCCCGACGACCGGGGCGGACCCTCGCCGCCCCCGCGGCCGTCCTCGCACCGGTCGAGAAGACGATCACCGCCGTCGGCGCGGTCACTGCCCCCACGGTCCAGCACATGGATGCCGTCCTGCGCCGTCTGGCTGCCGCGGTCGCTCGGGACGGCGGCACCATGCCCGATCTCGCGGCGGTCGAGCTATCGGCGAGCCACGTCATCCTGCATCTGAGAGTGCCCACGAAGCTAGGCGAGCCGTGGGTCGCAAGCTCGGACGGGTGTCACTGGGGTGTCCCGGCCACGGCGCCACTCGACGAGGTCGGACCCCACGTCGACGACCATCCCGCGCCCTACCCGCTCCTAGCCACTATCGGGGTCGGGGACGACGAGGCGGTGTGGCTGCTCAACGTCGAGAATCTCGCCGTGTCCATCACCGGTGACCCGACCTACGGACTGGACCTCGCGCGCTACCTCGTCGCAGAGATCGCGTGTAATCCATGGTCGGCCGGCGTCCGAGTCGAGTGCGTGGGCGTCGGCCATGAGCTTGAGGGGCTCAACCCCGATCGAGTCACGGTGCATGAGCCGCCCGACGACGATGGCGATCTGATCGAGGACGCTCTGGCGGAGGCTGTCCGCATCCTCGGAAACGCGGACGTCGCTGGTGTCGATGTCGTCACCGCGCGTGCCACCCAGGTGGGGGCAGACGCCTGGACTGCCCGGATGATCGTGCTCGACGCCACCACGACACACCCCGCTCTCGACGAGTTGCTCAGCCTCGTCAGCGCCCATCCGGGACGTACCGGCACCTGCGTCGTACTCAACGGCTCACGTCCGAATGCTCCCGGCATCGTTCTGGACGTCACCGCCGCGGGGCGAGTCAAGCTCGCCAGTGCTGGTCTCGACCTCGTGGCTGTCGGGCTGACCAGTGACGAGGCACAAGGTTGCGCCAGTCTCTTGGCACAGAGTGAGCAGATCGACCCCGTCGCTGTACCCGTCGACGACCAGGCCACCCAGGGTTGGCGGTCCTTCGCCGACCAGGCTGGCGCACTTCGGGAAGAGCACACCCTGCCGCGAGAAGCGCCAGACCATAGCGACAGCGAACCCCCTGCCAGCACGGTTCTGAGCGAACCAGACGAGCTGTACCTGGGTACTTCAGCCACGACGGCGGAGGACCTGCAGACCCTCGCACCCAGGGTCGAAACGACCGTGCGCCACGACGTCGAGGATGCCGACCCTGGGCTTGACGAGGACATCGATGCCTGGTTCGCCGAGTCAAGCCGCCTACCGAAGCTGCGTCTGCTCGGCCCGGTGCGCGCCACTACCCGCGGCAAGCCGTTGCTCAAGCGCAAGCCCTACATGACCGAGCTGCTGACGTTCATCGCCCTGCATCCCCACGGTGCCACTCCCAGTGAGGTCGCGGAGGCCTTCGGCATCAACTCGGCCAAGGTCCGTGAGTACGTCCGCCTCGTGCGCGAATGGCTCGGTACCAACCCCCGTACCGGCGAACCGCACCTGCCCGACGCGCGCCTCGCGCAAGGGACGCTGCACCGCGGAACTGCTGTGTACGAAGTGGTCGACCTACTCGTCGACCTCGACCTGTTCCGTCGTCTGCGCGTCCGCGGGCAGTCGCGCGGTACCGACGGCATCGAGGACCTGCGCACCGCGCTACGGCTGGTCGAGGGCCGCCCGTTCGACGCCCCAGTCCAGCGCCGGGCCGGTGGCGGGTGGACCTGGCTCGTCGACGGTGACCGACTCGACGAGCACGCCGTCGTCGCCGTCGTCGACGTCGCCCACCTCGTCGTCACACATGCTCTCGCCACGGGCGACATGGTCGCCGCCCGCATGGCCGCCGACACAGCAGCGATGGCCGCCCCGTTCGAGGAGATCCCGCGGCTAGACCTGGCCGCAGTGGCTACCGCCGAGGGGCGGCATGCTGAGGCGGGGCGAATCATCCGCGACGAGATCGCCAACCGTAGCGACGACGAAGGTGCACCACCCGACCTCGTCGACCGCACCGAACGGATCCTTGAAGGACGTATGGGTTGGCCCACCAACAGGGCATCCTGA
- a CDS encoding cation-translocating P-type ATPase: protein MPATRISVGSLHTSGDACCGPVDTAPAVHDDGDACCGRDPAGRASGAGEEPEVRPPWWRDVALLPSVVSGAFLAAGYALGWTGSGDAALVAQWVALLAGGWTFVPGALRRLARGRLGVGLLMTIAAVGAVLLGHVGEAATLAFLFSLAEALEDRAMDRAREGLRALLSLIPQTARLSRIGGDVTVPVAQVRELDVLMIGAGERIATDGVVAEGRSSIDTSAVTGESIPVEVGPGDVVPAGAVNGSGSLLVEATADGRDNSLTQIVALVEQAHARKGQRARLADRIARPLVPTVLIAAALVAVFGIAAGDPETWVERALVVLVAASPCALAIAVPVTVISAIGSASKFGVVIKSGAAFEQFGTIRTVAFDKTGTLTQGRPQVTEARTAPGFTRQEVLGWAAAVEATSSHPLAAAITATAPHTPAAEDVSEDAGHGILGRVGTRTVRVGSPRWIDPATLGPDADELAAAGMTVVVVETDGQVAGLIGARDELRPEAAETVRLLHAQGIGTLMLTGDNARTAHAIAAQAGINDVRAEQLPTDKAAAITELATRAPTAMVGDGINDAPALATATVGIAMGATGSAAAVESADVAFTGHDLRLIPAALTHARRGRRIMTVNIGLALAIIVGLFPLALFGVLGLAGVVLVHEIAEVIVIGNGIRAARRPAAARIGAEPSGAPITSPDQERHQVSLGGH from the coding sequence ATGCCGGCGACTCGGATCAGCGTCGGTTCTTTGCACACGTCTGGCGACGCCTGCTGCGGCCCGGTCGATACCGCACCGGCGGTGCACGATGACGGTGATGCCTGCTGCGGACGCGACCCGGCCGGTCGGGCGTCGGGTGCGGGTGAGGAGCCCGAGGTCAGGCCGCCGTGGTGGCGGGACGTCGCGCTGCTGCCGTCGGTGGTCTCCGGGGCGTTCCTCGCAGCGGGCTACGCCCTGGGGTGGACCGGCTCCGGCGATGCCGCGCTGGTGGCGCAGTGGGTGGCGCTGCTTGCCGGCGGGTGGACGTTCGTGCCCGGAGCGCTCCGGCGCCTGGCGCGAGGCCGGCTGGGCGTGGGCTTGTTGATGACCATCGCCGCCGTCGGGGCCGTGCTGCTGGGCCATGTCGGGGAAGCAGCAACGCTCGCGTTCCTCTTCTCGCTCGCGGAGGCGTTGGAAGACCGAGCGATGGACCGCGCGAGGGAGGGGCTGCGCGCCCTGCTGTCCCTCATCCCGCAGACGGCCCGTCTGTCACGGATAGGTGGAGACGTCACGGTCCCGGTCGCGCAGGTCCGAGAGCTGGACGTGCTGATGATCGGAGCCGGGGAACGCATCGCGACCGACGGGGTCGTGGCCGAGGGACGGTCCAGCATCGACACCTCCGCTGTCACCGGCGAGTCCATCCCGGTCGAGGTCGGCCCCGGAGACGTCGTGCCCGCCGGGGCGGTCAACGGGTCTGGCAGCCTGCTGGTGGAGGCCACCGCCGACGGGCGGGACAACTCGCTGACGCAGATCGTCGCGCTGGTCGAGCAGGCCCACGCCCGCAAGGGTCAGCGCGCCCGCCTGGCCGACCGGATCGCCCGCCCCCTGGTCCCTACCGTGCTGATCGCCGCTGCCCTGGTCGCCGTGTTCGGGATCGCGGCCGGGGACCCGGAGACGTGGGTCGAACGTGCCCTGGTCGTGCTGGTCGCAGCCTCCCCGTGCGCGCTGGCCATCGCCGTGCCGGTCACCGTCATCAGCGCGATCGGGTCCGCGTCGAAGTTCGGGGTGGTCATCAAGTCCGGGGCCGCGTTCGAGCAGTTCGGCACCATCCGGACCGTCGCGTTCGACAAGACCGGCACCCTCACCCAGGGCCGCCCCCAGGTCACCGAGGCCCGCACCGCGCCCGGGTTCACCCGCCAGGAGGTGCTGGGCTGGGCCGCGGCCGTCGAGGCCACCAGCAGCCACCCGCTCGCGGCGGCGATCACAGCCACCGCACCGCACACCCCTGCTGCCGAGGACGTTAGCGAGGATGCCGGGCACGGCATCCTCGGCCGCGTCGGCACCCGCACCGTGCGAGTCGGCAGTCCCCGCTGGATCGACCCCGCCACCCTGGGCCCGGACGCCGACGAGCTGGCAGCGGCGGGAATGACCGTCGTGGTCGTCGAGACCGACGGACAGGTCGCCGGCCTGATCGGGGCACGCGACGAGCTGCGGCCAGAAGCGGCCGAGACCGTGCGGTTGCTCCACGCCCAGGGCATCGGCACGCTCATGCTCACCGGCGACAACGCCCGCACCGCTCACGCGATCGCCGCCCAGGCCGGCATCAACGACGTCCGCGCCGAACAGCTTCCCACCGACAAGGCCGCCGCGATCACCGAGCTGGCCACCAGGGCGCCGACGGCGATGGTCGGCGACGGCATCAACGACGCCCCCGCCCTGGCGACAGCGACCGTCGGCATCGCGATGGGCGCCACCGGCTCGGCCGCGGCGGTCGAGTCAGCCGACGTCGCCTTCACCGGCCACGACCTTCGCCTCATCCCCGCCGCCCTCACCCACGCCCGGCGGGGCCGGCGGATCATGACTGTCAACATCGGCCTCGCATTGGCGATCATCGTCGGCCTGTTCCCGCTGGCGTTGTTCGGCGTACTCGGCCTGGCCGGGGTCGTCCTCGTTCACGAGATCGCCGAGGTCATCGTCATCGGCAACGGCATCCGCGCGGCCCGCCGCCCCGCCGCGGCGCGAATCGGCGCAGAGCCTTCGGGCGCACCGATCACCTCACCGGATCAGGAACGACATCAAGTCAGCCTTGGTGGGCATTGA
- a CDS encoding helix-turn-helix transcriptional regulator, translating into MLTVASRVGVMNRLGRAMADPTRSRILLSLLEGPGYPAQLAHELGLTRTNVSNHLACLRGCGIVVAEPEGRQTRYEIADPHIAAALTALVDVTLAVDESVPCLDPTCSVPGCCDTDEVSR; encoded by the coding sequence ATGCTGACTGTTGCTTCTCGGGTGGGCGTGATGAACCGGTTGGGGCGGGCGATGGCCGACCCCACCCGGTCGCGGATCCTGCTGTCGCTGCTGGAGGGTCCGGGGTATCCGGCGCAGCTCGCGCATGAGCTGGGGCTGACCCGCACGAACGTGTCGAACCATCTTGCTTGTCTGCGGGGATGCGGGATCGTGGTCGCCGAGCCCGAGGGCCGGCAGACGCGTTACGAGATCGCCGACCCGCACATCGCTGCAGCGCTGACCGCACTGGTCGACGTGACGCTGGCAGTCGATGAGAGCGTGCCGTGCCTGGACCCGACGTGCTCGGTGCCGGGCTGCTGCGACACCGATGAGGTGTCGCGGTGA
- a CDS encoding metalloregulator ArsR/SmtB family transcription factor yields MGEDTKGCAFGVESEYVDLAAEVFSLLSDATRIRLILALRAGELSVGGLAEVVGKSPTVVSQHLAKLRWAKVVQARQDGTRVFYSLIDEHARELVDHAVFQAEHVVDVIPRHHLEGHPSPRELAGRAGGTA; encoded by the coding sequence ATGGGTGAAGATACTAAGGGTTGCGCGTTCGGTGTGGAGAGCGAGTACGTGGATCTGGCCGCGGAGGTGTTCTCGCTGTTGTCGGATGCGACGCGGATCCGGTTGATCCTGGCGTTGCGGGCCGGTGAGCTGTCGGTGGGTGGGTTGGCCGAGGTGGTGGGCAAGTCTCCGACGGTGGTCTCGCAGCATCTGGCGAAGCTGCGTTGGGCGAAGGTGGTGCAGGCGCGTCAGGACGGTACGCGGGTGTTCTACAGCCTGATCGACGAGCACGCACGCGAGTTGGTCGACCACGCGGTGTTCCAGGCAGAGCACGTGGTGGACGTGATCCCTCGTCACCACCTGGAGGGGCACCCGTCCCCACGTGAGCTGGCGGGACGTGCGGGGGGCACGGCATGA
- a CDS encoding cation-translocating P-type ATPase — MGCWPILVEAWEDVRGRRMSMELSMLIAIVAAAAIGEWVTAVVVTAFVLAAEILEDLSMDRGRDALTDLMSFLPSDAQVREGDQVRTVPLGDVRVGQTVVVSPGGRVPVDGTVVAGRSSLDQSRITGESLPVDVAAGDRVYAGSVNQVGALEVTAEKVGAESSYGQIIDAVRAAQSSQAPVQRLADRFAGYLVYLALGGALITYVVTRDITATISVVIVAGACGIAAGTPLAVLGAIGRAARTGAFIKDGAHLEALSAVDTIVFDKTGTLTEGAPRVVGVHPGPGRSEQDVLAMAAAAELYSEHPLGQAIVDHARTRGLSPSQPESFDYEPGRGLSAQVDDALVQVGNATLVPGAPTDRDTDPGQATSTHVHVAVDGQFIGTIALADTVRPSARRCVDDLHSMGLRVVMLTGDSQATGLAVAAQLGIDNVRTDLLPGDKLAAIDAERAVGHKVAMVGDGVNDAPALARATVGIAMGSGTEVARQSADIVLISSDLTDLTRTVQVARRTRGVVKANFVGTIAIDLVGMVLAAFGLLGPVLAAIIHVGSESAFILNSARLIPGRRADRSRVGSSSVVDQVARP, encoded by the coding sequence GTGGGGTGCTGGCCGATCCTGGTCGAGGCGTGGGAGGACGTGCGGGGCCGGCGGATGAGCATGGAGCTGTCCATGCTGATCGCGATCGTCGCGGCTGCGGCGATCGGGGAGTGGGTCACCGCGGTGGTGGTCACCGCGTTCGTGCTGGCGGCCGAGATCCTCGAGGACCTGTCGATGGACCGTGGCCGGGACGCGCTGACCGACCTGATGTCGTTCCTGCCGTCGGACGCGCAGGTCCGTGAGGGCGACCAGGTGCGCACGGTCCCTCTAGGTGACGTGCGTGTGGGGCAGACGGTGGTGGTCTCGCCGGGCGGCCGCGTGCCGGTCGACGGCACGGTGGTGGCCGGGCGGTCGAGCCTGGACCAGTCGCGGATCACCGGGGAGTCGCTGCCGGTCGACGTGGCGGCGGGCGATCGGGTGTACGCCGGGTCGGTCAACCAGGTGGGGGCGCTGGAGGTCACTGCGGAGAAGGTCGGTGCCGAGTCGTCCTACGGGCAGATCATCGACGCGGTGCGCGCCGCGCAGTCCTCCCAGGCACCGGTCCAGCGGCTGGCGGACCGGTTCGCGGGGTACCTGGTCTACCTCGCACTCGGCGGGGCGCTGATCACCTACGTCGTGACCCGTGACATCACCGCGACCATCTCGGTGGTCATCGTGGCCGGTGCGTGCGGCATCGCCGCCGGCACACCCCTGGCCGTGCTCGGCGCGATCGGGCGCGCCGCACGCACCGGCGCGTTCATCAAGGACGGCGCCCACCTCGAGGCCCTGTCGGCGGTCGACACGATCGTCTTCGACAAGACCGGCACCCTGACCGAAGGTGCCCCGCGGGTCGTGGGCGTGCACCCCGGCCCGGGTCGCAGCGAGCAGGACGTGCTGGCCATGGCGGCGGCGGCCGAGCTGTACTCCGAACACCCCCTGGGCCAGGCCATCGTCGACCACGCACGCACCCGCGGCCTGAGCCCGAGCCAGCCGGAGTCCTTCGACTACGAGCCCGGCCGTGGCCTGTCCGCACAGGTGGACGACGCGCTCGTCCAGGTCGGCAACGCCACCCTGGTCCCCGGGGCGCCCACCGACCGGGATACGGACCCCGGCCAGGCGACCTCCACGCACGTGCACGTGGCCGTCGACGGACAGTTCATCGGCACCATCGCCCTGGCCGACACCGTGCGCCCCTCGGCGCGCCGGTGCGTGGACGACCTTCACTCCATGGGACTGCGGGTCGTGATGCTCACCGGTGACAGCCAGGCCACCGGGCTTGCCGTCGCAGCACAGCTGGGCATCGACAATGTGCGCACCGACCTGCTGCCGGGCGACAAGCTCGCCGCGATCGACGCCGAGCGGGCCGTCGGCCACAAGGTCGCCATGGTCGGTGACGGCGTCAACGACGCACCGGCGCTGGCCCGCGCCACGGTCGGGATCGCGATGGGAAGCGGCACCGAGGTCGCCCGTCAGAGCGCCGACATCGTCCTGATCAGCTCCGACCTGACCGACCTGACCCGCACCGTGCAGGTCGCCCGCCGGACCCGAGGCGTCGTCAAGGCCAACTTCGTCGGCACCATCGCCATCGACCTCGTCGGCATGGTCCTGGCCGCGTTCGGCCTGCTCGGCCCCGTCCTGGCAGCGATCATCCACGTAGGCAGCGAGTCGGCGTTCATCCTCAACTCCGCCCGCCTCATCCCCGGCCGTCGCGCCGATCGATCCCGCGTCGGGAGCTCATCGGTCGTAGACCAGGTGGCCAGGCCGTGA
- a CDS encoding erythromycin esterase family protein, translating to MNPVQRGARERFVDWARRHAVPLSGDEQDDLARLAVLDDVLRDVRVVYLGEEDHWVHEKYPYRRLFVRYLVSRGWRWIGEELGWSDGLRIDRYLAAGDESMLRRVATYGFRGDVRPDRDDRATGILADAADPVPTLGAEQVRFARFLRGLAEDLPAGDRLHFAGIDVDPVPAAGYRDVIDLAGEDLARAGVPVEPVHGESLEHEVARLADLARVLDERIAGIAALVGLDAAATVRRSVETMRASLAYQAIAASATDYRALRPALAARERLMVEHATWLLDQMGTADRLVLLGHNRHLSKDLAAMRRLGPGPPGGGLEPSVGTVIAHELGAQVFAIWLLHEHGSSSHPFTTLPAQYPTVPGSINATLGRVGTRFLLRTDASAPAARPLRRRVDVMGLYGATFRAALARQTDAVVFVQNVTPLRA from the coding sequence GTGAACCCGGTGCAACGTGGTGCGCGCGAGCGGTTCGTGGACTGGGCACGCAGGCACGCCGTGCCCCTGAGCGGCGATGAGCAGGACGATCTGGCACGGTTGGCCGTCCTCGATGACGTGCTGCGGGACGTGCGCGTGGTCTATCTCGGCGAGGAGGACCACTGGGTGCACGAGAAGTACCCCTACCGGCGGCTGTTCGTGCGCTACCTCGTCTCGCGGGGCTGGCGCTGGATCGGCGAGGAGCTGGGCTGGTCGGATGGGCTGCGCATCGACCGCTATCTGGCCGCGGGGGACGAGAGCATGTTGCGGCGTGTAGCGACCTATGGCTTTCGCGGTGACGTGCGACCCGACCGCGACGACCGGGCGACGGGCATCTTGGCCGACGCCGCGGACCCGGTGCCGACGCTCGGTGCCGAGCAGGTGCGGTTCGCACGGTTCCTGCGCGGACTGGCCGAGGATCTACCCGCAGGGGATCGGCTGCACTTCGCCGGGATCGACGTCGACCCGGTACCGGCGGCCGGCTACCGGGACGTGATCGACCTGGCTGGTGAGGACCTCGCCCGCGCCGGGGTGCCGGTCGAGCCCGTGCACGGCGAGAGCCTCGAGCACGAGGTTGCCCGACTGGCCGACCTCGCGCGGGTGCTCGACGAGCGCATTGCGGGCATTGCCGCCCTGGTCGGGCTGGACGCGGCTGCGACGGTGCGCCGGTCGGTCGAGACGATGCGCGCGTCGCTGGCCTACCAGGCCATCGCGGCCTCGGCGACCGACTACCGGGCGTTGCGCCCGGCGTTGGCCGCGCGCGAACGGCTGATGGTCGAGCACGCCACCTGGCTCCTGGACCAGATGGGCACTGCGGACCGGCTCGTGCTGCTCGGGCACAACCGGCACCTGTCCAAGGACCTCGCTGCGATGCGCCGGCTGGGTCCCGGTCCGCCCGGCGGCGGACTGGAGCCCTCGGTGGGCACCGTCATCGCCCACGAGCTTGGCGCACAGGTGTTCGCGATCTGGCTGCTGCACGAACACGGCAGCAGCTCTCACCCGTTCACGACCCTGCCGGCCCAGTACCCCACCGTTCCCGGCTCGATCAACGCCACCCTCGGGCGGGTCGGGACCAGGTTCCTGCTGCGCACCGACGCGAGCGCACCCGCTGCCCGGCCGTTGCGTCGGCGCGTCGACGTCATGGGCCTGTACGGCGCGACGTTCCGCGCCGCACTCGCCCGACAGACCGATGCCGTGGTCTTCGTCCAGAACGTCACCCCGCTCCGTGCTTGA
- a CDS encoding zf-TFIIB domain-containing protein, with amino-acid sequence MRAYERNGVTIDQCEGCRGVFLDRGELESLIDAEGAFYSSRVSEQARTRPGRGDDSDDYYHGGHGSDHGGRSPRRRRGGFLGDLFD; translated from the coding sequence ATGCGGGCCTACGAACGCAACGGCGTCACCATCGATCAGTGTGAGGGCTGTCGCGGCGTCTTTCTGGACCGTGGTGAACTCGAGTCGCTGATCGATGCAGAGGGCGCGTTCTATTCCTCGCGCGTGTCGGAGCAAGCACGCACCCGGCCGGGGCGCGGCGACGACAGCGACGACTACTACCACGGCGGGCACGGTTCCGACCACGGGGGCCGCTCTCCTCGGCGCAGGCGCGGCGGTTTCCTGGGAGATCTCTTCGACTAG
- a CDS encoding cadmium resistance transporter, with protein sequence MLTTAIAAVGLFAGTNVDDIIVVTLFFLAVQRGALRTWQVVVGQYLGVGALIVLSLLAALGLTIIPDQWVGLLGLIPLGLGAWGFVKFLRSRNRDDDQPPAALNPGGLLGITGVTLANGADNLAVYTPLFRSMSTPDTITTVIVFVILIGVWILVGRLVGSRPRVLRVISRVETWLVPAVYCVLGLVILAESDVFTALLPR encoded by the coding sequence ATGCTCACCACCGCGATCGCTGCCGTCGGCCTGTTCGCGGGCACCAACGTCGACGACATCATCGTCGTGACCCTGTTCTTCCTCGCTGTCCAGCGCGGCGCGCTCCGCACCTGGCAGGTCGTGGTCGGGCAGTACCTCGGAGTCGGTGCGCTGATCGTGCTCAGCCTGCTCGCCGCCCTCGGGCTGACGATCATCCCCGACCAATGGGTAGGTCTGCTCGGTCTGATCCCGCTGGGATTGGGCGCGTGGGGGTTCGTGAAGTTCCTCCGCTCCCGCAACCGCGACGACGACCAGCCGCCGGCCGCGCTGAACCCCGGCGGTCTGCTCGGGATCACCGGCGTGACCCTGGCCAACGGAGCAGACAACCTCGCCGTCTACACCCCGCTGTTCCGGTCGATGTCGACGCCCGACACGATCACCACGGTGATCGTGTTCGTCATCCTGATCGGGGTGTGGATCCTGGTCGGCCGGCTCGTCGGATCTCGCCCCCGGGTGCTGCGCGTCATCTCCAGGGTCGAAACCTGGCTCGTGCCGGCCGTGTACTGCGTCCTCGGCCTGGTGATCCTGGCCGAGTCCGACGTCTTCACCGCGCTGCTCCCGCGCTGA
- a CDS encoding helix-turn-helix transcriptional regulator, with amino-acid sequence MLTIASRLDVMNRLGRAMADPTRSRILMTLLEGPSYPAVLSRELGLTRSNVSNHLTCLRDCGIVVAEPQGRQTRYKIAHPHLTAALTALVEVALAVDEDAPCLDPGCSIPGCCGTGASA; translated from the coding sequence GTGCTGACTATTGCTTCGCGGTTGGATGTGATGAACCGGCTCGGTCGGGCGATGGCCGATCCGACCCGTTCGCGGATCTTGATGACGCTGCTGGAGGGACCGAGCTATCCGGCGGTGCTCTCGCGTGAGCTGGGGTTGACGCGCTCGAACGTGTCGAACCATCTGACGTGTCTGCGGGACTGCGGGATCGTGGTTGCCGAGCCGCAGGGCCGCCAGACCCGGTATAAGATCGCGCACCCGCACCTGACCGCGGCGCTGACCGCGCTGGTGGAGGTCGCGTTGGCCGTGGATGAGGACGCGCCGTGCCTCGATCCTGGGTGTTCGATCCCGGGGTGCTGCGGGACGGGAGCGAGCGCGTGA